Below is a window of Halomicrobium mukohataei DSM 12286 DNA.
TGTGACGCCCCTTTGATGTAACTGACACGCAGCCAACTCTATTCTGTGTAGAATTCGGCAACGCTTACGGCCCCCGACCTGTTTTCCCGATGCATGACAGACGAGGCGACGGCGTTCGTGCCCGGTCACGTGACGGGCTTTTTCACGACCGATCCGGCCGACGATCCGACGAAAGCGGGATCGCGCGGGGGCGGGCTCGCGTTGGCCGACGGCGTGACCGTCACCGTCGAGCGCAGCGACGAGCGATCGGTGACGCTCGACGGCGTCGACATCGAGATCGAAGCCGTCGAGCGCGTGCTGGACGCGCTGCGAGCGACCGTCGCGGTGCGAGCGGAGACGCCGCTGCCGCTGGGCTCGGGCTTTGGCGTCTCGGGGGCGACCGCGCTTGGGGCGGCGCTGGGGACCAACGCCCTGCTGGAGCGGGGGCTCTCGGAGAACGAACTGGTGACGATCGCACACGGCGCGGAGGTCCAGGCCGGGACCGGGCTGGGCGACGTGGTCGCGCAGGCCCGCGGCGGCGTCCCGCTGCGGCTCGAACCGGGCGGGCCACAGGACAACTACATCGACGCCATCCCGGCACGCGGCCGCGTCGAGTACCACGTCATCGGCGAACTCTCGACCGAAGCCATCCTCGACGGCGACACCGCGGCACTGACCCGTGCCGGCGAGAAAGGGCTCTCCCGGGTCGTCAAGGAACCGACGACGGAGTCGTTCCTCCGGGCCTCGCGCCAGTTCGCCCGCGAGGCGGGGCTGCTGACCGACGACGTGCGGTCGGTGCTGGAAGACGTGGCGGCGGCCGACGGCGACGGCGCGATGGCGATGCTCGGAGAGACGGTCTTTACCGTCGGCTCGGGGCTGACCGACGCGGGCTACGACGCGACGATCACCGAGATCCATCCCGGCGGTGCGACGGTGCTCGACTCGTCTGACTGATACGGACGGTCGTCGGAATGTACCGGTGAGCGTCTACCCCATGGCGACGCTCACCGGTAAGCAACTACAACGTTCCGTATGATACGGGACCGCTCGACGAGGGGCCGTACGACCGCGCCTATTCGCCCGAGTCGCCGACGGCGGCCGCGGGCGTCGACGAGACGTTGCTCCGGAGGTCCGCCTCGATCGCTTCCAGGGACCGCCCCTTCGTCTCGGGCACGAGGCGGTAGGTGAACACGAGCGCGACCAGGCTACAGAGTCCGAACAGCCAGAACGTCGAGGGCTGCCCGACGCTGGCGGTCAGGACGGGGAAGGCCAGCGAGACCGCGAGGTTCGCGCCCCAGTTGGCGACGGTGACGAGCCCCATCGCGCTGCCACGAGTCGCCAGCGGGTA
It encodes the following:
- a CDS encoding pantoate kinase, with product MTDEATAFVPGHVTGFFTTDPADDPTKAGSRGGGLALADGVTVTVERSDERSVTLDGVDIEIEAVERVLDALRATVAVRAETPLPLGSGFGVSGATALGAALGTNALLERGLSENELVTIAHGAEVQAGTGLGDVVAQARGGVPLRLEPGGPQDNYIDAIPARGRVEYHVIGELSTEAILDGDTAALTRAGEKGLSRVVKEPTTESFLRASRQFAREAGLLTDDVRSVLEDVAAADGDGAMAMLGETVFTVGSGLTDAGYDATITEIHPGGATVLDSSD